The segment CGAAactttttttatcaaattttaataatacaGACAATATTTGCGCGataatttttgtattatgCTTCTTTAGTAACTCCTTTgatttttcattaaaaaattcatatttttccGGTGCTATCTTCATTACATTCTCTACACattatagaaaataaaaatatatacacatatagatagatacatatatatgtttatgtatatataaacacagtttatataattatgtttattaatCATTTACATTATTCTTACAATTTCGtttattttactttttttttttttttttttttttttttacacatatatttaatttacCCACCTACTAATTTATCTACAGaaaatttataaacatCCTCAACCTTTGGACACAATATAACTTCAAATTTGctttttgtatatttcattattttatctacatttctatattcatatttatgatACATGGTTAGACAAATTCCTTTTTCCTTTCCTCTTCCAGTTCTTCCAGATCTTcacaaataaaaaaaaaaaaaaaaaaaaagagattattatataatataaaataatcgaaaaaaaaatgttattatataaattattaaaaatataataagtTCAACTgtcattatatatatatatatatatatatatatatatatatttatttatttatttatttatatttatatatacctGTGTATATAATCATTGGGTGATGTCGGGGGagaataatttaaaataaatataacattgTCTATATCCAAACCTCTACTTATTATATCTGTAGTAATAAGgacattttttttaccaactttaaataaattgatattttcatttttctgTATGGTCAATAATTCTGAATGCATCATTACTGCGTGTGGTTTGAGCAAGGAAATTTCATATAACTTTTCCAcctaaaaaaataaataaataaataaatatatatatatatatatttgaagtgcttaaaaaaattcatacAATTTAcacaatttttattttattttattttattttatttttatttacttCCTCCTTTGTATTTGCAAATATTATAcacttatttattttatcagCATTTGAACGTTTCATATTCCCTTCTTTCTCTGAATTATTCACAAATTTGTTTTCTTCCATAGGAATCATATTCctataatttaatttatcatattcATCATATACCATATCATTATAAACGTTTTCTGATATCTTCTgtttatgaaaaaaaaattcttctaaaaaataacatacatatttatattttgatgCCGAATTAATTTTACACACAAAATGCgtaatatttaaattacatagactttcatttttattttctttgtTTAATAATTGAACAACATTTTCAGAATTTTTCAAAACAtcaatattaaaattatgttGTTCAGCTACTTGTTTTTGTATATGTTCTTTAATTCCATTtataaaatcaaaaaaaacaaaaccATTTAaatgttcatatatttttttttttatcacctcatttatattagctgtaaataaatatatgttataatttgatttattaaatatatcatgATTAAATCTATTCTTGTCTcctatattattattattattgtgaatttcattaaataaatcttttttaaaaaaaaaattgaaaatgTTCTTTCTATATTCAACAATATAATCAAATTCATCTATAACAAtagtatttatattatttaatatattattcataacatttttctcatttctacttttgtttttataattttttataaaatattccAATTTGTTAGGtgtacataaataaaaatgtatacCGTACTTTTCATCACACATATCATTATTCTCTTTATTATTGCagttaatattatttctttttatatttactatAATATCATggtttatattattattcatattataacTTTCCTTTTCATCAGATAATATACACACATTTAAAGTTGGATAAAtggataatatatatatatacaactgtttacataaatatatattctgtgttattattaatacctttttattacagtcaaatttatcatttattaatttttgtattaatGGTAATAAATAACTTAAGGTTTTCCCTGTACctgttttattatatattaataaatgtttacaattttttaagatttcattatatataatatattgatacatatataatttttctatattcaaaataatcTTAAGgttattaataatttcttcATCTATATGTAGAGAATTCAAATCTATTTTTTCATGCctatttaatatttccttttttattttataagtactttcattattattattatatccaTTATTCATACTTGTTGAATTATATTCTGAATATAATCCTTTATGAATTTCTTCATCATATCtatatttcatttcttcatcatatctatatttcatttcttcatcatatctatatttcttttcttcatcatatctatatttcttttcttcatcatatctatatttcatttcttcatcatatctatatttcacttcttcatcatatctatatttcatttcttcatcatatctatatttcatttctttatcatatctatatttcacttcttcatcatatctatatttcttttcttcatcatatctatatttcttatcttcatcttttttctcttcctcatttataaatttattattatattcatatctACTTCcatattctttttcatCCTTCTTATGAAATTCTTTGGCATTTTCTTCATAAGACcaattatttaattttttattataatatctttttatatctacccttttaattattccatttattttcatataattattcacATCCTTAGAAACATTTAAGTTCATAAAATTGTAATATGtagtaaaatatataaagtttaaattatttatatgactacatttataagtataaaaatagtTCTCACAAAAACATAGACTCTTCAATTTATTTCTATAcatatgtaaaataattgagaaaaggataaatatatcttttcctcattaaaatataaagaatattcTATTTTATTCCTATACCTCTTTTATGATTTcacaaacaaaaaaatgtaatatatatattatatatatatatatatatatatatatatatatatatatacatccgtatatatatttttcatattgtttctttttatacattttaatattcaACTTGTATTTGtaagtaaaaaatatatgtttaaaatacatatatatataaatatatttatatcttttaatatatatattttttccctcttatttattattatatttatatattctttatatgGAAGAAACTATTAAGAGATATATTCACCAAAtcttacatatatatgaaatgtgtcattttttattttttaaattattcttaaaaatcttcacataaataaaaataatgcttatatatatatatatatatatatatatatatattttttctacaattattatatatatatatatatatatatatatatttatttatttatttatttaattataataaaaaaataattaaaattattttcttttttttttttttttaacatatagaaggttaagaatatttacgataaaaaaaataactattatttatatatgtatatttatgtacGTATTCCTGTATAGtctaaatttttaaaaaaaaaaaaaaaaaaaaatatatatatatatatatatataataatatatatttatgtgcgcataaatatttatattaaatatttctaCAGAATACtaattttgtaaaaaaaaaaaaattatcttTATGCATAGCTGTATAAAGTTTTCCATTTCTAATAAcaaacataaataatataaatatatatatatatatatatatgtattctttttttttgtcattaaatcttattatatataataatttaaaaattaataaccatcttatatatataaattatctGTTTTCGTTActttcattatattttaattgtattttaaaaaattataaaatcatcttcaaaatttttctcaaaaaaaaaaaaaaaaaaaaaaaaatacaaaatgtGTGTTCGAATGCATTTTAATATTGATTTAAACGTTTTGAAAAGTAAATATAAGTGTAACAAAATAGTTAATGATGACAAAGTAAAAAGAGGGATGATCAACaagtaaaataaaaaaaacaaaaaaataaacctataaattaataaattaataaatacatatatatttattatatttattgtcctcctaaaaaataataatatacataaaacatttaattcttttcaCAGGAAAAATTATGTACCCATCATTTTTGAAAGTGTTGAAAATTCCACatcaaaagaaaaaattattaatgtGTGCTTATGGGGAATTTCTCCTTTTACTTATGgaaaaatagaaaaagaCTTTGCTTTGATTAATGCTAGATTGGAGACCCtacacataaaaaaatcattCAGGTTCATAAAATGATaatccatatatataaatgcataagtatatacatatatatatatatatatatatatatatatatatattcatgtatatttaaattccttttccttttttaaagtgttttaataaataaaaatagatGTGCTGTCGTTGTTAATGGTTATTTTGAATGGATGGGTAACGAAGGATCCTCAAAAAAAACtccatattatatatacaatggtaacacaaataataaaaatgaattaaaaattgaaaaagaagaattGAATAATGTAGAATCTGATAAATACAAATCAGAATATGAAGACAATGATAgtaaaatgaaaaaggaTGAGGATAAAAAACAGGGAAATGTACAAgtaaaagaagaaataaaagatgaaataaaagatgaagtaaaagatgaaataaaagataaagtAAAAGATGAAGCAACAGatgaaataaaagataaagtAAAAGATGAAGCAACAGATGaaataaaagatgaaaTAAAAGATGAAGTAAAAGATGAAGTAAAAGATGAAGTAAAAGATGAAACAAATGAAGAACAAGAAGAAGATCAATTAGTTGATGAAAATTCTCATAAGCGaaaaaaagttataaaagaagaaacatctacaaaaaaagtaaaaaaagaacTTTCTGATGaaggtaaaaaaaattaaatatatatattttctttttactatattattataaaacgtactaaataaatgaattcaaaatatgattttattaaaataattattcatctatatatttacttttgttttatttcttatttttaaatggggaaaaataaaattccTCTGTTGAATTTAAAAGTAAGAATATTTTAccaaaatgaaaatatatatatatatatatatatatatatattgctTCTTTTGTCataaacataattatattatgattgaaatattcaaaaaattaaaaaataacgttttgtaatttttttttttttttttttcttttttacagtagataatttaaataatatagaaaacAACCAAAACGAAAAGAAACAAGAAAACTGctcatatataattcttgCTGGTaagatattttaaaaaataaagcaTGAATCTACTATATTACCAATGATATGAAGaacaaattaaatattacttaccattcctttttttattcttcaAGGTTTATATACTGTATCTAACGATAATAAGAAAGAATGTCGAAATACCATAATAACAACTTCAAGTGAAAATACCAACTTACAAGATATACACGAGAGgttataaaataataaaatataaaataaattatcatatatatatatatatatatatatatttatttatttatattactatAAGTTGttaaacattatatattgacatatttttattttcttatagATGTCCTCTACTTCTTAGTGAAAATACCTTATCCCTTTGGCTAGATgtggaaaaaaaatacacaGACATAATAGATAAAGTTAAAGAGGAACACATCATCATGAGtaagataatataaaatgaaatataagaataaaaaaaatatatatatatatatatattttattgtgTTCTCACCTTTATATATGCATaactattttttttttttttttttttttttaatttttttttaattttttttttaggtTCCCAACTAAAATTTAGGGAAGTTCAAAACTGGAATGATTTTACAAATTATACAAAAGAAGATAAAAAGGATtctattttaaaatatgttaaaaaaaatgaaaataacTAATTCTTAAACTTGTCtttgttcatttatttatatgaaatatatatttcttgGTAAGAATATATAGAACTGTGCACAATTACACCTgataagtatatatatatttatatatatatataattatatataattatattgttttattttttttacgcgtaatatacatatatatatatatatatatatatatatattttacttGTCCCTTGtaaatgataaaatgaCTCGTGTGTTTCCGTATTGTGTGTGATTATATtcacatattttttatgataattattgaataaaaaaaaaaagaaaaacaaaaacatAAATACAGATGTAAAGAAAATGTTAAGAAAGTTTAAACgtaataaatgatatataaacatgaaatatacatatatatatatatattataatatttaggatgttataaaatatatgtacatatttatataaaatatttaaagatTAACTAACTATATTATgaagtatatatatatatatatatatatatttttttttttttttcacgTGCACTATACATATAAGtaaattttaatttgttcTCATTTTTTTGCGGAGGAACCTGATCCACTTGTTCCTAATCCCATAACGGACTTAAACGTATCATAAATCCACCATTGTAAACCTGTCAATGTTCCTATCATTAATACTCTTGTACATATTCCTTTAGTAAATAGGTTAAACATTCCCATTTCTTTAGTTATCATTCCTAAGcttttatctttattttctacTTTTCCTAATTGTGAAATTAAATTATCAGCTGGGTGCGAAACAAGGGCACAAATAATACCTGATAAATAACCTGATGCAAATGTTATACCGAGTTGTGTTGATTTAGAATAATTATCTTTAGGCATAGTAAATACTTTATCATACATTAACTGAACAAtcttttcaaaaaaataaaacttAGCCATAGTATAAGGTATTTGACGACACCATAAAGGTCCTACGCTACCAAACGGAAATTTAGACTCTTTTCTATTTTTCAACATATGAGCTATAGATGGTAATATTCTTGTAGGAAATGTATTAGCCTTACTTGTTTGCATTTTTACTTTAATCATTTCAAAAGGACATAAAAAAAGATCTGCTGTAAATTCAGCTGATGCTGAAGCAAGTAACCATGTAGCGcctttatatttatatgcaTTTTCTTCACCCAAATAATTTGAATATACATCTTTAAAAATTTCATAAAATCCAAATTTACATAAACCTTGTAAAGAATAACCAACAAATGTAGGAGTCCATCCTAGGGTTAAACTTCTTACCTTTTCCTCTTTTACAATTTTCTTTATACTTTGAAATAAattcttataaatatttggATATGTCTGAATTCGACATTTTGTCACATCTAAAGGTGTAATTACTGTATGTGTTAAACCGCATGATAGTATACCTCCAAACATGCACTTGCTATAATATGATAAGTTATGTTCATGAGGATGTTTTATCCTTGTTACGGGACTACTGATCCTTGAATCCCATACTTCCTTTCTTTTCATcattatgaaaaaaaaaattaaaatttataaaaataaataaataaataaataaatatatgtatgtatgtatattattaatatatttattcttatgATACAAACTCTATATTctcataaaatatatatatatatatatatatatatatatatatatataaacaaatgtatatattaatatatataaaggaatatttaaaagatagACTTTTCAGGAAAACATATTcaatttgtatttttattattattatatatattcataatttcaatttatatataaaatgatatCTTATTAATGTGtaaaagtaaatatatatatataatatatatatattatttatttattttatttatttatttatttttttttttcggtcatataatttacttcccatatatttttatatgcaTACAATAACATAATTctcaaatatatacatataaaataaatataatatttttatttttttttttcttttttggATTTCATAAAATCATCGTACTTTTTcttatttcttattatcTCTTACAAACATCTTGtcaaaattatataaaattttatcacccattttttttaagtttttcccttaaaacatatttgtcgtattttttatcaaaatattgaataatatatttgttcaAAAGATACTGTTcaatacaatatatatatatatatatatatatatatatatatatctatgTATATAACGTAACACGTACccttttatttaatattattttattttatctttttttttttttttttaataagtATGCACTATCTCATTTTTGTATGCCAGAGGAACAATTAAAATAACTTCTTTTTCCATTCtccttttattttttattttttttttttcattttatgtacacataatttaatatatattataattattatctaatgtgtaatgaattattttaaaagtgccatttttaatatacttatatatatatatgttgaatagatatttctttcatttttttttttttttttttggaattctaatatatctttaaaattattttaaatgtatataatttataaatgatTCTAAAAATGgtattctatatatatatatatatatatatatatatatatatatatttatatatatatatatatttatttatttatatttatatacatatctTTCATTTATGcaatagtaatatatataatatatatagttcTATTCTTACCACTTTTAGTGTTTTATAAATGTACTTATTTATACATCCTCGTATTTACttattaacatttttttagtttattcaaaaaaaaaaaaaaaaaaaaaaaaaaaaaaaatattttttttttttttttttttttaataaaatttttaattttttttttttttattttttttttttttttatatatttttattttttttttttttttttttttttttttttttttttNNNNNNNNNNNNNNNNNNNNNNNNNNNNNNNNNNNNNNNNNNNNNNNNNNNNNNNNNNNNNNNNNNNNNNNNNNNNNNNNNNNNNNNNNNNNN is part of the Plasmodium reichenowi strain SY57 chromosome 12, whole genome shotgun sequence genome and harbors:
- a CDS encoding conserved protein, unknown function (transcript variant 2; alternatively spliced), whose protein sequence is MCVRMHFNIDLNVLKSKYKCNKIVNDDKVKRGMINKKNYVPIIFESVENSTSKEKIINVCLWGISPFTYGKIEKDFALINARLETLHIKKSFSVLINKNRCAVVVNGYFEWMGNEGSSKKTPYYIYNGNTNNKNELKIEKEELNNVESDKYKSEYEDNDSKMKKDEDKKQGNVQVKEEIKDEIKDEVKDEIKDKVKDEATDEIKDKVKDEATDEIKDEIKDEVKDEVKDEVKDETNEEQEEDQLVDENSHKRKKVIKEETSTKKVKKELSDEDNLNNIENNQNEKKQENCSYIILAGLYTVSNDNKKECRNTIITTSSENTNLQDIHERCPLLLSENTLSLWLDVEKKYTDIIDKVKEEHIIMSSQLKFREVQNWNDFTNYTKEDKKDSILKYVKKNENN
- a CDS encoding ATP-dependent RNA helicase, putative; the protein is MYRNKLKSLCFCENYFYTYKCSHINNLNFIYFTTYYNFMNLNVSKDVNNYMKINGIIKRVDIKRYYNKKLNNWSYEENAKEFHKKDEKEYGSRYEYNNKFINEEEKKDEDKKYRYDEEKKYRYDEEVKYRYDKEMKYRYDEEMKYRYDEEVKYRYDEEMKYRYDEEKKYRYDEEKKYRYDEEMKYRYDEEMKYRYDEEIHKGLYSEYNSTSMNNGYNNNNESTYKIKKEILNRHEKIDLNSLHIDEEIINNLKIILNIEKLYMYQYIIYNEILKNCKHLLIYNKTGTGKTLSYLLPLIQKLINDKFDCNKKVLIITQNIYLCKQLYIYILSIYPTLNVCILSDEKESYNMNNNINHDIIVNIKRNNINCNNKENNDMCDEKYGIHFYLCTPNKLEYFIKNYKNKSRNEKNVMNNILNNINTIVIDEFDYIVEYRKNIFNFFFKKDLFNEIHNNNNNIGDKNRFNHDIFNKSNYNIYLFTANINEVIKKKIYEHLNGFVFFDFINGIKEHIQKQVAEQHNFNIDVLKNSENVVQLLNKENKNESLCNLNITHFVCKINSASKYKYVCYFLEEFFFHKQKISENVYNDMVYDEYDKLNYRNMIPMEENKFVNNSEKEGNMKRSNADKINKCIIFANTKEEVEKLYEISLLKPHAVMMHSELLTIQKNENINLFKVGKKNVLITTDIISRGLDIDNVIFILNYSPPTSPNDYIHRSGRTGRGKEKGICLTMYHKYEYRNVDKIMKYTKSKFEVILCPKVEDVYKFSVDKLVENVMKIAPEKYEFFNEKSKELLKKHNTKIIAQILSVLLKFDKKSFDVSLLSGKKNYVAVLIKDPFFEVIKNRDDIVNIIKVITGNKMITTIIGDVAKCDEGFIVDISSSHVNKIISLFNSSNFEYKSKGLEINTLIELPPIIKEKKNIIRRKKKAPWITYKLQKKKIIILGRKTEKYKRKRAEDIIKDINKNI
- a CDS encoding mitochondrial phosphate carrier protein, whose amino-acid sequence is MMKRKEVWDSRISSPVTRIKHPHEHNLSYYSKCMFGGILSCGLTHTVITPLDVTKCRIQTYPNIYKNLFQSIKKIVKEEKVRSLTLGWTPTFVGYSLQGLCKFGFYEIFKDVYSNYLGEENAYKYKGATWLLASASAEFTADLFLCPFEMIKVKMQTSKANTFPTRILPSIAHMLKNRKESKFPFGSVGPLWCRQIPYTMAKFYFFEKIVQLMYDKVFTMPKDNYSKSTQLGITFASGYLSGIICALVSHPADNLISQLGKVENKDKSLGMITKEMGMFNLFTKGICTRVLMIGTLTGLQWWIYDTFKSVMGLGTSGSGSSAKK
- a CDS encoding conserved protein, unknown function (transcript variant 1; alternatively spliced), giving the protein MCVRMHFNIDLNVLKSKYKCNKIVNDDKVKRGMINKKNYVPIIFESVENSTSKEKIINVCLWGISPFTYGKIEKDFALINARLETLHIKKSFSVLINKNRCAVVVNGYFEWMGNEGSSKKTPYYIYNGNTNNKNELKIEKEELNNVESDKYKSEYEDNDSKMKKDEDKKQGNVQVKEEIKDEIKDEVKDEIKDKVKDEATDEIKDKVKDEATDEIKDEIKDEVKDEVKDEVKDETNEEQEEDQLVDENSHKRKKVIKEETSTKKVKKELSDEVDNLNNIENNQNEKKQENCSYIILAGLYTVSNDNKKECRNTIITTSSENTNLQDIHERCPLLLSENTLSLWLDVEKKYTDIIDKVKEEHIIMSSQLKFREVQNWNDFTNYTKEDKKDSILKYVKKNENN